CTGCCGATCGCACGAAGTGCGTCACGTCGATTCATCCGAACTTGGATGCAGGTCGAAGCCAAATCGACAAAGCTCTCCGTCGACCCGGTCGAAGCTTCTCCACACGCCTGCATTACATTGAAAGAAAGCAGATAAACCGCAGGAGTTCGGATGAACCGTCGCCATTTCCTCCAGCAAGCCGGAGCCACCGCTGCCCTCGGCCTCGCCGGATGCACTCCCCGCCTCAAACCATCTGCATCGACCCAGCAAGCCCCCACGCTCTACACCCCGATCGCGCCCATAAACGCTCAGACGGACCGCCTCTTCCGCATCACCGTCTGCCTGCGTCCCTTCCGTGCCATCGGGCCGCGACTCGACACCGAACAGATCGCCGGCAAGCTCGTCGTGCACAACTACGGCCACGGCGGCTCGGGCTGGTCGCTCTCCTGGGGATCGAGCACCATCGCTATCCAGAAAGCGCTCTCGAACGGCGACCGCGACGTCGCCGTCATCGGCTGCGGAGCCCTCGGCCTGACCTCGGCGACGCTCCTCCAGCGCGCCGGAGCCCGGGTCACGATTTACGCTAAGGACCGTCCGCCCGACGTCCGCTCTTCGCGCGCCACAGGCTCCTGGACCCCCGACTCCCGCATCGCCCTGGCCAAGGACGCACCCGCCACCTTCCCCGCCCAATGGGAGCAGATGGCCCGCACCTCGTGGGCCATGTACCAGTCCTACCTCGGCATGCCCGGGAACCCGGTGGAGTACACCGATCGCTACAACCTGTGGGATGGCGAAGACGGACCGCGCGGCACCCCCGAGCCGTCCGACCCCGGCTTCCTCTACTTGAACGACCGCATCCACGACCTCGCCCACGCTGCCGAGGAACTGTCGCCCGAGGCGAACCCTTTTCCGACAAAGCATTGCTCCCGCGTCACACGCCTTCAATTCAATGTCGCCGACTACTCCCGCCAGCTCGTCAACGACTTCCTCATTGCCGGAGGCAAGCTTGAACCAGCCGAGTTCCACCAGCCCTCCGACTTAGCCGGTCTCCCGCAGAAGGCCATCATCAACTGCACCGGATACGGCGCTCGCGCGCTCTTCAAGGACGAGTCCATCACGCCCGTCCGGGGCCAGATCGGCTGGCTCATCCCCCAGACCGAGGTCAACTACGGCCTCACCTACGGGAACCTCAACGTGCTCTCCCGCCGCGACGGCATCGTCGTCCAGGCCAGCGAGCAGGGCGAGGCCTCCGGCTGGAACGACTCCAACGAGCAGCCCGACCAGCGCGAAGCCGAGACCGCTGTGAAAGCCCTCGCCGACCTCTACGCTCGCATGAAGCAGCCGGCGCGCCGCGCCTGATACGTAACGGAGCTTGCCACATATCGAACAAAGCGGAGCCAATCTCGTCTAATACCCCGTAGACACCCGTAGACGCATGCGTGGAGGCCCTTCTGTTTTTTCTCGAGAAACGACTTCCTCAAATCCCTTTTGCCGGCCGATTCGCGCTCTTTTCTTCTTTCTCCTCAGCTCCATCGTCTTCTCGCCCTACGCCGAAACATCCGGCGTGGGCTACTACGCCTTTCGCATCATCGGGGCGCTGATCATTCTTCTCACCGTCTGGGCTGTGACCTTTAGCCGTGGCCTCCTCGTGCTCGTCATGGTGCTGGCGGTTCCGTCGATTCTGCAGCACCTGTTCTTTCACCCGCACTCGCTGGGCATGCTGCCATTCATCAATCGCATCCTCTCGATCGGCTTCGATCTCATCATCATTGCCATCATCTCGCAGCACATCTTCAAGACGGAGCAGCCGAACTCCGAGACGATCTTCGGCGCGCTCTGCATCTATCTGCTACTCGGCTTCACCTTCGCCAGCATCTACTCCGCTATCTCCAACCGGGTGCAGGACGCCTTCTACCTCGCCCCGACGCTCAATCACCACGCCATCCCGGATCGCTTCGACTTCATCTACTTCAGCTTCGGGACGCTGACTGAACTAGGAACACCCGGCATTACAGCCGTCGCGCCCCTCGCCCGCTCGATCTCACTGCTCGAGGCCATCCTCGGCGTTCTCTATATGGCGGTGCTCCTCTCGCGGCTCATCAACGCCTATCGCGGCGTCGAGACAAGCAATATCGGCCGAGAGGAGAAAATTTATGCCGCCCGGCGCGGGTCGCGGGAATAGCCCTACATGGCATTGCGAGGGTCGGCGCGGTGGCGATGAGGTATCCCGGGCTGCCGGTATCTCAGGTAGCCCAGACCCACCCGCATATTGTGCGTGACATACCCAGGCACGCACACCGCGATCGTGATCCCGAGAATCGCATGCGACAGCGCCAGAGGGTAGAGATTGCGATAGCGCAGGAAGTGCCAGCAGCCTACAAGACCCCATACCAGCGTCAGCACCGTCAGCACAGGATTGGGCAGGTGCGCCAGGGCAAAGACGCCTGCCGCGGTCAGCACCGCGTAGGCAGGTCGCGTCGATAGACGCAGAAAGCGCGGCAGAAAGAAGTCCATCATCAGGAACTGCTGCACGAACGCCCAGATCGCATAGCCGATGTAAGACTTCGCGAACCACACAACACTCGCCTGAGCATGGAGCGTATGCAGATGCGCCGCGACCGCAACTGTGATCGCCGACAGGCAAGCCGCAACGCCGGCGATCCAGAACGAGCGAAGAAGGTTCGCCGTGCGCAGCCCGAGCGCCGCAACATTGTCAAACGAGAGCGCGGTCGTCCCGGCGATCCAGAGAACAGGAAGCCAGTAGAGATAACGCTGCCACGGTCGAGGCGTCCACAGCACCGCCAGGATCAGAAGGTAACCAACACCCACCTCGATCAGCGCGCGCCGCCTGCCCTGCTCGTCAAGGTTCGCTCGGAGACGACCGTTCACGTTGTGAGCATATAGCAGGAGTCAATCGTGACCTCCCGCCTGCGGGCTACTTCAGCGAATTCGCTCCAGCCGGGCTCGTCGCCGAAGCTGACGGCGTCGCCGATTGGATCGGCACGCACGGCTGCGTCGCGGCCTGAGCTGGAGTCATACCCGCTGCCGTCATGCGCATCTGTCCCGACGGGCACGGTTCAAGCAGCATCGCCGGCCTCAGGTTCTCCGGCAACGGCGGAGCCTTCACCACACCTTGCTCGACATGATCCTGCTTCGCACCGGGCCACGCGTACGGAGCGACTCTCAAATCCCCATACCCCACCACGGGAAACTTCGAGTGCACCACGAACAAACGATCCACGGCCACGAACGCCGATTCAGGCTTACTTCCAAGCAAGCGCGTATCCGAGTTGATCTGGAGCAGGTGATCCTCCACCTTGACCGTCAGCGTCTTATCATCGAACGCGTTCGGTTGTTCCTTCGCGCCCGGGAACGTGGCATTCGAGACGATCGTCGTCCCGATCCCGGGCACGTAAAGGTAGATGTAGTGCAGGTTCTGGATGTCGTAGTTCAGCGCCGCCTTGCCGATCATCCCGTCCACGGTCATCGTCCCATGAACGATCGAGAGAGATACCGTCTTCACCGGCTTCTCCTTCTTGACCACGATCTTCTTTCCATGCTCGTCGTATCCGAGGTTGTCCGCCGTCTGCATCAACGGCTTGCCCGACGCGCTGAACATCGGATGGCCCTTGCTATCCCGCAACTGCCGGACCGGCGGGTTGAACATCGGCTTCCCGTCGGGATCGAGCCTTTGCCGCCCCTCTTCATCGAGCATCGGAGTCGGAGGCAACTCCACCACGGTCATCGGCCCGGTGTA
This genomic window from Granulicella sibirica contains:
- a CDS encoding FAD-dependent oxidoreductase, translated to MNRRHFLQQAGATAALGLAGCTPRLKPSASTQQAPTLYTPIAPINAQTDRLFRITVCLRPFRAIGPRLDTEQIAGKLVVHNYGHGGSGWSLSWGSSTIAIQKALSNGDRDVAVIGCGALGLTSATLLQRAGARVTIYAKDRPPDVRSSRATGSWTPDSRIALAKDAPATFPAQWEQMARTSWAMYQSYLGMPGNPVEYTDRYNLWDGEDGPRGTPEPSDPGFLYLNDRIHDLAHAAEELSPEANPFPTKHCSRVTRLQFNVADYSRQLVNDFLIAGGKLEPAEFHQPSDLAGLPQKAIINCTGYGARALFKDESITPVRGQIGWLIPQTEVNYGLTYGNLNVLSRRDGIVVQASEQGEASGWNDSNEQPDQREAETAVKALADLYARMKQPARRA
- a CDS encoding ion channel; protein product: MGYYAFRIIGALIILLTVWAVTFSRGLLVLVMVLAVPSILQHLFFHPHSLGMLPFINRILSIGFDLIIIAIISQHIFKTEQPNSETIFGALCIYLLLGFTFASIYSAISNRVQDAFYLAPTLNHHAIPDRFDFIYFSFGTLTELGTPGITAVAPLARSISLLEAILGVLYMAVLLSRLINAYRGVETSNIGREEKIYAARRGSRE
- a CDS encoding CPBP family intramembrane glutamic endopeptidase, with amino-acid sequence MNGRLRANLDEQGRRRALIEVGVGYLLILAVLWTPRPWQRYLYWLPVLWIAGTTALSFDNVAALGLRTANLLRSFWIAGVAACLSAITVAVAAHLHTLHAQASVVWFAKSYIGYAIWAFVQQFLMMDFFLPRFLRLSTRPAYAVLTAAGVFALAHLPNPVLTVLTLVWGLVGCWHFLRYRNLYPLALSHAILGITIAVCVPGYVTHNMRVGLGYLRYRQPGIPHRHRADPRNAM